A window of the Pirellulales bacterium genome harbors these coding sequences:
- a CDS encoding toxin-antitoxin system HicB family antitoxin, producing MDNKPQEVIRIAQTLFHQNPDWVTFFREVLGLGGIVRQLYPTAEALTEFEKTEQYAEIQQMLAKLRVEGPPVPEDKEPTRVITVRLPKSLHEFLQVEAHEKCTSMNQLCISKLVQWLDSDLAASKTSAGAAGGANGNSKPHPQIRHQHETATVGL from the coding sequence ATGGATAACAAACCGCAAGAAGTGATTCGCATTGCCCAAACCTTATTTCACCAAAATCCCGACTGGGTGACCTTCTTTCGCGAAGTGCTGGGCCTGGGAGGCATTGTCCGTCAGCTTTATCCGACGGCCGAAGCCTTGACCGAATTCGAGAAGACCGAACAGTACGCAGAAATTCAACAGATGCTAGCCAAGCTTCGCGTCGAGGGACCGCCGGTACCCGAAGACAAGGAACCGACCCGGGTGATAACCGTCCGCTTGCCGAAAAGCCTGCACGAGTTTTTGCAGGTGGAGGCCCATGAAAAGTGTACCAGCATGAACCAACTGTGCATTTCCAAGCTGGTGCAATGGCTGGATAGCGACCTGGCTGCTTCGAAGACCTCAGCGGGCGCTGCCGGCGGAGCTAACGGCAATTCGAAACCTCACCCTCAGATCCGCCATCAACACGAAACGGCCACCGTGGGCCTATAG
- a CDS encoding DUF1559 domain-containing protein has product MTRNAKRGFTLVELLVVIAIIGILIALLLPAVQAAREAAHRSQCANNLKQFGLAMTNYDNAKRSLPPGTKYWIGDTVPNGALWYNETTWYFYVAPFMEEQKWAQSVRIDLSFSDANNQLARQYKVGVFECPSDSMVHDEWNSPTWARWRTNYAVNFGNTNYGQTNQLTAIAATTTAPAIPMTNFKGAPFGPTIKNVNHSLPLKKILDGTSHTLLMAEIRTIKDFGTTWGGPISETEIAVGGCAFEGTLTPNSPRGDNSVRVACIANNTCSEQTPIPLDALDGVPACTCAGAAGSEANQYFAARSKHVGGVNVVACDGSTHFITDIIDLTTWRALSSSNGGEGGVGF; this is encoded by the coding sequence TGGTGGTGATTGCCATCATCGGCATTTTGATTGCCCTGTTGTTGCCGGCCGTGCAAGCGGCGCGGGAAGCAGCCCACCGTAGCCAGTGCGCAAACAATCTCAAGCAGTTTGGATTGGCGATGACAAATTACGATAACGCCAAAAGATCGCTTCCCCCTGGAACGAAATACTGGATCGGAGACACCGTTCCCAATGGTGCATTGTGGTATAACGAAACGACCTGGTATTTTTATGTGGCTCCGTTCATGGAAGAACAAAAGTGGGCACAATCCGTTCGGATTGATCTTTCCTTCAGCGACGCCAACAACCAGCTTGCCCGGCAGTACAAAGTTGGCGTGTTTGAGTGCCCTTCCGACAGTATGGTTCACGATGAATGGAACAGCCCCACCTGGGCGCGCTGGCGGACCAATTATGCCGTAAATTTTGGGAATACAAATTATGGCCAAACCAATCAACTCACGGCGATAGCCGCCACGACCACAGCGCCTGCGATTCCCATGACCAACTTTAAGGGAGCGCCATTTGGTCCGACAATCAAAAATGTAAATCACAGCCTGCCTTTGAAGAAAATTCTCGACGGCACCAGCCACACGCTGCTGATGGCCGAAATCCGCACGATCAAAGATTTTGGTACGACGTGGGGCGGACCGATCAGCGAAACGGAGATCGCCGTAGGTGGGTGTGCCTTTGAAGGAACTCTCACGCCCAACTCCCCGCGTGGGGATAACTCCGTGCGTGTGGCCTGTATTGCCAACAATACATGCTCGGAACAAACACCTATCCCGCTCGATGCCTTGGATGGCGTTCCCGCCTGCACCTGCGCCGGCGCTGCCGGATCGGAAGCCAACCAATACTTTGCCGCACGCAGCAAGCACGTGGGCGGAGTGAATGTTGTAGCCTGCGATGGATCCACCCACTTTATTACAGATATCATCGATCTCACCACTTGGCGCGCTCTTTCTTCCTCGAATGGGGGTGAAGGGGGCGTTGGCTTCTGA